One stretch of Oncorhynchus clarkii lewisi isolate Uvic-CL-2024 chromosome 3, UVic_Ocla_1.0, whole genome shotgun sequence DNA includes these proteins:
- the LOC139386209 gene encoding uncharacterized protein codes for MIYCPDDTDGFINNALRVTTTSQAIPVTTSQALPVTTSQALPVTTSQALPVTTSQALPVITSQALPVTTSKALPVNTTSQALPVTTSQALLGNTTSQALPVTTSQALPVITSSQAFSVTTTSQALPVTTSSQALPVTTTSQALPVTTTSQTFPVTTSQALRALPVTTTSQALPVTTSKALPVTTTSQALPVTTTSQALPGNTTSQALPVTTSQALPGNTTSQALPVTTSQALPGNTISQALPVTTSQALPGNTTSQALPVTTSQALPVITSTQGFSVTTTSQALPVTTSSQALPVTATSQALPVTTSSQAFSVTTTSQAHRVNTPHRLSQSPPPHRPFQSTPPQRPSQALRVNITSQTLPVTTTSQALPVTTTSQAHPVNTTSQALPVTTTSQALPVTTTSQALSVTTTTQGLSVTTTSQALSVTTTSQGLSVTTTSQGLSVTTTAQALSVTTTSQGLSVTTTSQALPVNTTS; via the exons ATGATTTACTGCCCTGATGACACAGACGGCTTCATTaacaat GCCCTCCGAGTCACTACCACCTCACAGGCCATCCCAGTCACCACCTCACAGGCCCTCCCAGTCACCACCTCGCAGGCCCTCCCAGTCACCACCTCACAGGCCCTCCCAGTCACCACCTCACAGGCCCTCCCAGTCATCACCTCACAGGCCCTCCCAGTCACCACCTCAAAGGCCCTCCCAGTCAACACCACCTCACAGGCCCTCCCAGTCACCACCTCACAGGCCCTCCTAGGTAACACCACCTCACAGGCCCTCCCAGTCACCACCTCACAGGCCCTCCCAGTCATCACCTCCTCACAGGCCTTCTCAGTCACCACCACCTCACAGGCCCTCCCAGTCACCACCTCCTCACAggctctcccagtcactaccacCTCACAGGCCCTCCCAGTCACCACCACCTCGCAGACCTTCCCAGTCACCACCTCACAGGCCCTCCGA GCCCTCCCAGTCACTACCACTTCGCAGGCCCTCCCAGTCACCACCTCAAAGGCCCTCCCAGTCACCACCACCTCACAGGCCCTCCCAGTCACTACCACCTCACAGGCCCTCCCAGGTAACACCACCTCACAGGCCCTCCCAGTCACCACCTCACAGGCCCTCCCAGGTAACACCACCTCACAGGCCCTCCCAGTCACCACCTCACAGGCCCTCCCAGGTAACACCATCTCACAGGCCCTCCCAGTCACCACCTCACAGGCCCTCCCAGGTAACACCACCTCACAGGCCCTCCCAGTCACCACCTCACAGGCCCTCCCAGTCATCACCTCCACACAGGGCTTCTCAGTCACCACCACCTCACAGGCCCTCCCAGTCACCACCTCCTCACAGGctctcccagtcactgccaccTCACAGGCCCTCCCAGTCACCACCTCCTCACAGGCCTTCTCAGTCACTACCACCTCACAGGCCCACCGAGTCAACACACCTCACAGGCTCTCCCAGTCACCACCACCTCACAGGCCCTTCCAGTCAACACCACCTCAAAGGCCCTCCCAG GCCCTCCGAGTCAACATCACCTCACAGACCCTCCCAGTCACTACCACCTCACAGGCCCTCCCAGTTACCACCACCTCACAGGCCCACCCAGTCAACACCACCTCACAGGCCCTCCCAGTTACCACCACCTCACAGGCCCTCCCAGTTACCACCACCTCACAGGCCCTCTCagtcaccaccaccacacagggcCTCTCAGTCACTACCACCTCACAGGCCCTCTCAGTCACCACCACCTCACAGGGCCTCTCAGTCACCACCACCTCACAGGGCCTCTCAGTCACTACCACCGCACAGGCCCTCTCAGTCACCACCACCTCACAGGGCCTCTCAGTCACTACCACCTCACAGGCCCTACCAGTCAACACCACCTCGTGA